A single window of Syngnathus acus chromosome 23, fSynAcu1.2, whole genome shotgun sequence DNA harbors:
- the mkrn1 gene encoding probable E3 ubiquitin-protein ligase makorin-1 isoform X2: MLCKFYQKGNCAFGDRCRFEHLSPSQDELSTPEPLPSTSRASPPDLELSGPTPGLGAQDWVNAAEFVPGQPYCGRAESANTQSSVPLIEEFDSDAAGDNKELRKQLCPYAAVGECRYGLNCVYLHGDVCDMCGLQVLHPTDNNQRSDHIKACIEAHEKDMEISFAIQRSKDMMCGVCMEVVFEKTNPSERRFGILSNCSHCYCLKCIRRWRSARQFESRIIKSCPECRITSNFVIPSEFWVEDKEEKKKLIQTYKEGMGGKPCRYFDEGRGTCPFGSNCFYKHAFPDGRLEEAQPPRRQTGSNSRNRTSRHTRLWDILDERESSDLFDNDDEEMVTFELSEMLLMLLAAGTDDEVTDSEDEWDLFHEELDDFTKFTYSCTPRSPAFPYILAYRPLPNIYIYTNTHKYIYI, translated from the exons ATGCTTTGCAAGTTCTACCAGAAGGGAAACTGTGCATTTGGGGACCGGTGCAG GTTTGAACATCTCAGTCCATCACAAGACGAGCTGTCGACGCCTGAGCCGTTGCCTTCCACCTCCCGAGCCAGCCCGCCCGATTTGGAGCTCAGTGGGCCGACACCCGGCCTAGGGGCACAAGATTGGGTCAACGCGGCCGAGTTTGTACCAGGGCAGCCATATTGTGGACGTG CCGAGTCGGCCAACACGCAGAGCTCTGTCCCCCTCATCGAGGAGTTCGACAGCGACGCGGCGGGCGACAACAAAGAGCTGAGGAAGCAGCTGTGCCCGTACGCCGCCGTCGGCGAGTGCCGTTACGGCCTCAACTGCGTCTACCTCCACGGCGACGTCTGCGACATGTGCGGCCTGCAGGTGCTCCACCCCACCGACAACAACCAGCGCTCGGACCACATCAAG GCGTGCATCGAGGCCCACGAGAAAGACATGGAGATCTCGTTCGCCATCCAACGCAGCAAGGACATGATGTGCGGCGTGTGCATGGAGGTGGTGTTTGAGAAAACCAACCCGAGCGAGCGCCGCTTCGGCATTCTCTCCAACTGCAGCCACTGCTACTGTCTAAAGTGCATCCGTAGGTGGCGAAGCGCCCGGCAGTTCGAGAGCAGAATCATCAA ATCTTGCCCGGAATGTCGAATCACATCCAACTTTGTCATCCCAAGCGAATTCTGGGTAGAGGATAaggaggaaaagaagaaacTCATCCAAACGTACAAGGAAGGCATGGG GGGTAAACCGTGTCGATACTTCGACGAGGGCCGCGGAACGTGTCCTTTCGGCTCCAACTGCTTCTACAAACACGCTTTTCCTGACGGGCGTCTGGAGGAGGCTCAGCCTCCGCGGCGGCAGACCGGGTCCAACAGCAGAAACCGG ACTTCACGACACACGCGCCTCTGGGACATCCTGGACGAGCGAGAAAGTAGCGACTTGTTCGACAACGACGACGAAGAGATGGTCACGTTCGAGCTGAGCGAGATGCTCCTCATGTTGCTCGCCGCCGGCACCGACGACGAAGTGACCGACTCCGAGGACGAGTGGGACTTGTTTCACGAGGAATTGGATGATTTTACGAAATTTACCTATAGCTGCACACCCCGATCCCCCGCCTTCCCCTACATACTCGCATATCGCCCACtcccaaatatatatatatacacaaacacacacaaatatatatatatttaa
- the mkrn1 gene encoding probable E3 ubiquitin-protein ligase makorin-1 isoform X1: protein MAEAAASSTAAPAIPGGWTKHVTCRYFLHGLCKEGDNCRYSHDLTNSKPAGAMLCKFYQKGNCAFGDRCRFEHLSPSQDELSTPEPLPSTSRASPPDLELSGPTPGLGAQDWVNAAEFVPGQPYCGRAESANTQSSVPLIEEFDSDAAGDNKELRKQLCPYAAVGECRYGLNCVYLHGDVCDMCGLQVLHPTDNNQRSDHIKACIEAHEKDMEISFAIQRSKDMMCGVCMEVVFEKTNPSERRFGILSNCSHCYCLKCIRRWRSARQFESRIIKSCPECRITSNFVIPSEFWVEDKEEKKKLIQTYKEGMGGKPCRYFDEGRGTCPFGSNCFYKHAFPDGRLEEAQPPRRQTGSNSRNRTSRHTRLWDILDERESSDLFDNDDEEMVTFELSEMLLMLLAAGTDDEVTDSEDEWDLFHEELDDFTKFTYSCTPRSPAFPYILAYRPLPNIYIYTNTHKYIYI, encoded by the exons ATGGCGGAAGCAGCTGCATCGTCCACAGCGGCCCCAGCGATACCAGGAGGTTGGACCAAACACGTAACCTGCAG GTATTTTTTGCACGGCTTATGCAAAGAAGGCGACAACTGCCGATATTCGCACGATCTGACCAACAGCAAGCCGGCCGGCGCCATGCTTTGCAAGTTCTACCAGAAGGGAAACTGTGCATTTGGGGACCGGTGCAG GTTTGAACATCTCAGTCCATCACAAGACGAGCTGTCGACGCCTGAGCCGTTGCCTTCCACCTCCCGAGCCAGCCCGCCCGATTTGGAGCTCAGTGGGCCGACACCCGGCCTAGGGGCACAAGATTGGGTCAACGCGGCCGAGTTTGTACCAGGGCAGCCATATTGTGGACGTG CCGAGTCGGCCAACACGCAGAGCTCTGTCCCCCTCATCGAGGAGTTCGACAGCGACGCGGCGGGCGACAACAAAGAGCTGAGGAAGCAGCTGTGCCCGTACGCCGCCGTCGGCGAGTGCCGTTACGGCCTCAACTGCGTCTACCTCCACGGCGACGTCTGCGACATGTGCGGCCTGCAGGTGCTCCACCCCACCGACAACAACCAGCGCTCGGACCACATCAAG GCGTGCATCGAGGCCCACGAGAAAGACATGGAGATCTCGTTCGCCATCCAACGCAGCAAGGACATGATGTGCGGCGTGTGCATGGAGGTGGTGTTTGAGAAAACCAACCCGAGCGAGCGCCGCTTCGGCATTCTCTCCAACTGCAGCCACTGCTACTGTCTAAAGTGCATCCGTAGGTGGCGAAGCGCCCGGCAGTTCGAGAGCAGAATCATCAA ATCTTGCCCGGAATGTCGAATCACATCCAACTTTGTCATCCCAAGCGAATTCTGGGTAGAGGATAaggaggaaaagaagaaacTCATCCAAACGTACAAGGAAGGCATGGG GGGTAAACCGTGTCGATACTTCGACGAGGGCCGCGGAACGTGTCCTTTCGGCTCCAACTGCTTCTACAAACACGCTTTTCCTGACGGGCGTCTGGAGGAGGCTCAGCCTCCGCGGCGGCAGACCGGGTCCAACAGCAGAAACCGG ACTTCACGACACACGCGCCTCTGGGACATCCTGGACGAGCGAGAAAGTAGCGACTTGTTCGACAACGACGACGAAGAGATGGTCACGTTCGAGCTGAGCGAGATGCTCCTCATGTTGCTCGCCGCCGGCACCGACGACGAAGTGACCGACTCCGAGGACGAGTGGGACTTGTTTCACGAGGAATTGGATGATTTTACGAAATTTACCTATAGCTGCACACCCCGATCCCCCGCCTTCCCCTACATACTCGCATATCGCCCACtcccaaatatatatatatacacaaacacacacaaatatatatatatttaa
- the LOC119117538 gene encoding LOW QUALITY PROTEIN: toll-like receptor 6 (The sequence of the model RefSeq protein was modified relative to this genomic sequence to represent the inferred CDS: inserted 3 bases in 3 codons; deleted 3 bases in 3 codons), with translation MRTVVVVLLVTSLVCVAAGTDDDPFKTCVTSRKRVADLSDKNLTSFPPFLPNTTEYLDISHNPLQSITTESFPQLPLLCFLKATFCGLRDISPGVFQRIPALQILNLSFNEFKVIPAISLPRLTFLDLTDNLYESYQLPECFQNLTNLQELLLGSKSAVSVHLNDFKPVTNISLQHLVLGEGVPWQIYESGALAMLSLKKLSLYVNFCEHFNIVNNLLVDLNASRVSALRFVTVFSDDCNVTSDPFLNLRAMPYVRNVSVENTWINSSFLEIFLKTLLLSSIENFSFINLTYSEDKPDGFQFHFHPVNHTISLRAVTFDTVIHYQYRYPVFNMSFEDALNLQYLRFSGSGMNILPCKIISTLPTLETLDVSDNLLSDLGFWWPSCSYTSVFPSLKHLLMSKNRFASLSFISTQTHQMKQLESLDLSFNSIDLDQSCNWPAHLIEINLGNNNLGNSVFENLSPNFERIYLSKTGITANHARRPVSVPKLTHLQLSSNSIQVLPEELYAPNLISLYVDQNAIXTLSQQVLEGLPKLQILKAGNNPFICSCDLHWFLTGLNKSXLLDWPLDYLCSTPVKIKRTSSSEYKTSAIACETWLQMTVAFSVXIFVATTLGLLFYKLDGVWYTKMLWVWIRVKRRGKKQSHLLKKVSFAYHAFISYSHRDGDFVNGDLVPSLENAGFSLCIHERDFVPGDWIIDNIINCVEYSYKTLFVLSKHFVQSEWCNYELFFAQHRAINIQEDSLVFILLEPIPTDCLPKKFLRLRSLLRQQTYLEWPKDERKQQVFWASLKSMLQTADKSVILKHVAQDLADTATLLTNES, from the exons ATGCG GACTGTGGTTGTGGTGCTGTTGGTTACTTCCCTGGTCTGCGTGGCAGCAGGGACAGATGACGACCCGTTCAAAACGTGCGTTACTTCGAGAAAAAGAGTGGCGGACCTCTCcgataaaaatctgacatccTTCCCTCCATTTCTACCCAACACCACGGAATACTTGGACATTTCTCACAACCCTCTCCAAAGTATCACCACCGAGTCTTTCCCTCAACTGCCTCTGCTGTGTTTCCTGAAGGCAACTTTTTGCGGCCTCCGGGATATTTCTCCCGGTGTGTTTCAACGCATTCCTGCGCTCCAAATTCTCAATCTATCCTTCAATGAATTCAAAGTCATTCCCGCCATTTCACTACCCCGCCTGACATTTTTGGATTTGACGGATAATCTCTACGAAAGCTACCAACTGCCGGAGTGTTTCCAGAACTTAACAAATCTGCAAGAGCTGTTATTAGGAAGCAAATCTGCTGTGTCAGTGCATTTAAATGACTTCAAACCTGTGACTAACATCTCCTTGCAACATTTGGTTTTGGGTGAGGGAGTACCCTGGCAAATTTACGAATCAGGCGCCCTCGCGATGTTATCTCTGAAGAAATTATCCCTATATGTTAACTTCTGCGAGCACTTCAACATAGTCAACAACCTTCTGGTGGATTTGAATGCATCACGGGTGAGCGCCTTGAGATTCGTCACCGTGTTTTCCGACGACTGCAACGTCACCAGCGACCCCTTCCTGAACCTGCGGGCCATGCCGTACGTACGGAACGTCAGCGTGGAAAACACTTGGATCAACAGCTCGTTTCTGGAGATCTTCTTAAAGACACTTTTGCTGTCTTCTATCGAGAACTTCTCCTTTATCAACTTGACGTACAGTGAAGATAAACCAGATGGGTTCCAGTTTCACTTTCACCCCGTCAATCATACCATTAGTCTCCGTGCTGTTACTTTTGATACGGTGATACATTATCAATACAGATATCCCGTATTTAACATGAGTTTTGAGGATGCGTTAAATTTGCAATACCTCAGGTTTTCCGGGAGCGGTATGAACATTTTACCCTGTAAAATCATCTCCACCCTGCCTACGCTGGAGACCCTGGACGTGTCCGACAACCTCCTGTCAGATTTGGGCTTCTGGTGGCCTTCGTGTTCTTACACTTCGGTCTTCCCAAGCCTCAAGCATCTGTTGATGAGCAAAAACCGGTTTGCCAGTTTGTCCTTTATCTCGACACAGACGCAC CAAAtgaaacagctggagtcccTGGATTTGAGTTTCAACTCCATCGACTTGGACCAAAGTTGCAACTGGCCCGCTCACTTGATTGAAATCAATCTTGGAAATAACAATCTGGGCAATAGTGTTTTTGAGAACTTGTCACCAAATTTTGAGCGGATTTACCTGTCCAAAACGGGAATCACCGCCAATCACGCAAGACGTCCTGTCTCAGTTCCAAAGCTGACACACCTCCAGCTCAGTTCCAACAGCATTCAAGTCCTCCCGGAA GAACTCTACGCCCCGAATCTCATCAGTCTCTACGTGGACCAGAACGCAA ACACTCTTTCCCAGCAAGTCTTAGAGGGACTTCCCAAACTTCAGATCCTCAAAGCTGGCAACAATCCCTTCATTTGCTCCTGTGACCTACACTGGTTCCTCACAGGTCTAAACAAGT TCCTCTTGGACTGGCCTTTGGATTACCTATGCAGCACGCCGGTT AAAATCAAAAGGACTTCCTCTTCCGAATACAAAACCAGCGCGATCGCCTGCGAAACGTGGCTCCAAATGACAGTTGCTTTCTCCG TTATTTTTGTAGCAACAactttgggcctgcttttctatAAACTTGATGGGGTTTGGTACACGAAAATGTTATGGGTGTGGATTCGGGTGAAGAGAAGAGGCAAGAAACAATCGCACTTGTTGAAAAAGGTGTCATTCGCTTACCACGCCTTCATCTCCTACAGTCACCGGGATGGCGATTTTGTGAACGGTGACCTGGTACCGTCCTTGGAGAACGCCGGGTTTTCGTTGTGCATTCACGAACGTGATTTCGTACCGGGTGATTGGATCATCGACAACATCATCAACTGCGTCGAGTACAGCTACAAAACACTCTTCGTCCTCTCGAAACATTTCGTCCAGAGCGAATGGTGCAACTACGAGCTCTTCTTTGCCCAACACCGAGCTATCAACATCCAAGAGGATTCTTTGGTTTTTATCTTGTTAGAACCCATTCCCACAGATTGTCTGCCGAAAAAGTTCTTGAGACTGAGAAGTTTGCTACGGCAGCAGACGTATCTCGAGTGGCCTAAGGATGAGAGGAAGCAGCAAGTGTTTTGGGCGAGTCTTAAATCCATGCTGCAGACGGCAGACAAATCTGTAATTTTGAAACATGTGGCTCAGGATCTTGCTGATACAGCAACATTACTCACTAACGAGTCCTAA
- the tmem121b gene encoding LOW QUALITY PROTEIN: transmembrane protein 121B (The sequence of the model RefSeq protein was modified relative to this genomic sequence to represent the inferred CDS: inserted 3 bases in 2 codons) encodes MIAEIPKDNSKAFLQSVATLGSDSPVSSSPSPEAGRLLSRRRDTRTTGGGSGGGCIHPEESGGSIRPLVSGGRIMTSADFAHAGAPLLASRSTRSLLYKILCFLLLILQGGVLDFYLIAFTDLYWCSWIATDLVVVSGWAIFFVKNARGKRERACGFHQKGSAHGGCNLGEFTYAYLAWLVHVIACTPKVTLILETSILDLVATKVPCGLTGFKIVTLLSAPLLFCLINAIIEDLNGPPGTTXPELLHLHLLDLIDSFSLVEALLRSEIPTPYLKYTVISAYFVALSAPVLWLCELTASELRFRWLWARFFSAGLLVNAPLLVVRCFQVYVYXGPVSIFMLKNVFFLACKVLELAEQCVAVRGIRRGCPGGATTRPTSSHGVSENDMCPHGYVNTLAVAQS; translated from the exons ATGATCGCAGAAATTCCCAAAGACAATTCCAAGGCATTCCTCCAATCCGTCGCGACTTTGGGCTCAGATTCCCCCGTCTCCTCTTCGCCCTCCCCGGAAGCCGGCCGGCTGCTGAGCAGGAGGCGGGACACGCGCACGaccggcggcggcagcggcggcggctgcaTCCATCCGGAGGAGAGCGGTGGCAGCATCCGGCCGCTGGTGTCCGGCGGCCGCATCATGACGTCGGCGGACTTCGCTCACGCCGGCGCTCCTCTGCTGGCCTCCCGTTCTACGCGGAGCCTCCTCTACAAAATCctctgcttcctcctcctcatcctgcaGGGTGGGGTGCTGGACTTCTACCTCATCGCATTCACCGATCTGTACTGGTGCTCGTGGATTGCCACGGACCTGGTGGTGGTCTCCGGCTGGGCGATTTTCTTTGTGAAGAACGCGCGCGGCAAGCGGGAGCGAGCCTGCGGCTTCCACCAGAAGGGCTCCGCGCACGGCGGCTGCAACCTGGGCGAGTTCACCTACGCCTACTTAGCGTGGCTCGTGCACGTCATTGCATGTACCCCCAAGGTGACGCTGATCCTGGAGACCTCCATCCTCGATCTAGTCGCCACTAAGGTGCCGTGCGGGCTCACGGGATTCAAGATCGTCACCCTGCTCTCAGCACCGCTGCTCTTCTGCCTCATCAACGCCATCATCGAGGATCTTAACGGGCCACCCGGCACCAC CCCAGAGCTGCTTCACCTCCACCTCTTGGATCTCATCGACAGCTTCTCCCTGGTGGAGGCGCTGCTCCGGAGCGAGATCCCCACACCGTACCTCAAGTATACAGTCATTTCGGCATACTTTGTGGCGCTGTCCGCTCCCGTCTTATGGTTGTGCGAGCTGACCGCGTCGGAGCTCCGGTTCCGGTGGTTGTGGGCTCGCTTCTTCTCGGCGGGCCTGCTGGTCAACGCGCCGCTGCTTGTGGTCCGCTGCTTCCAGGTGTACGTCT GGGGGCCCGTATCGATATTTATGTTGAAGAACGTCTTTTTCCTGGCGTGCAAGGTGCTCGAGCTGGCCGAGCAGTGCGTGGCCGTGCGCGGCATCCGCCGAGGCTGTCCGGGGGGAGCCACCACCAGGCCCACTTCTTCGCACGGCGTGTCCGAGAACGACATGTGTCCGCACGGATACGTCAACACGCTGGCAGTCGCACAGTCCTAG
- the mkrn1 gene encoding probable E3 ubiquitin-protein ligase makorin-1 isoform X3: protein MAEAAASSTAAPAIPGGWTKHVTCRYFLHGLCKEGDNCRYSHDLTNSKPAGAMLCKFYQKGNCAFGDRCRFEHLSPSQDELSTPEPLPSTSRASPPDLELSGPTPGLGAQDWVNAAEFVPGQPYCGRAESANTQSSVPLIEEFDSDAAGDNKELRKQLCPYAAVGECRYGLNCVYLHGDVCDMCGLQVLHPTDNNQRSDHIKACIEAHEKDMEISFAIQRSKDMMCGVCMEVVFEKTNPSERRFGILSNCSHCYCLKCIRRWRSARQFESRIIKSCPECRITSNFVIPSEFWVEDKEEKKKLIQTYKEGMGLHDTRASGTSWTSEKVATCSTTTTKRWSRSS from the exons ATGGCGGAAGCAGCTGCATCGTCCACAGCGGCCCCAGCGATACCAGGAGGTTGGACCAAACACGTAACCTGCAG GTATTTTTTGCACGGCTTATGCAAAGAAGGCGACAACTGCCGATATTCGCACGATCTGACCAACAGCAAGCCGGCCGGCGCCATGCTTTGCAAGTTCTACCAGAAGGGAAACTGTGCATTTGGGGACCGGTGCAG GTTTGAACATCTCAGTCCATCACAAGACGAGCTGTCGACGCCTGAGCCGTTGCCTTCCACCTCCCGAGCCAGCCCGCCCGATTTGGAGCTCAGTGGGCCGACACCCGGCCTAGGGGCACAAGATTGGGTCAACGCGGCCGAGTTTGTACCAGGGCAGCCATATTGTGGACGTG CCGAGTCGGCCAACACGCAGAGCTCTGTCCCCCTCATCGAGGAGTTCGACAGCGACGCGGCGGGCGACAACAAAGAGCTGAGGAAGCAGCTGTGCCCGTACGCCGCCGTCGGCGAGTGCCGTTACGGCCTCAACTGCGTCTACCTCCACGGCGACGTCTGCGACATGTGCGGCCTGCAGGTGCTCCACCCCACCGACAACAACCAGCGCTCGGACCACATCAAG GCGTGCATCGAGGCCCACGAGAAAGACATGGAGATCTCGTTCGCCATCCAACGCAGCAAGGACATGATGTGCGGCGTGTGCATGGAGGTGGTGTTTGAGAAAACCAACCCGAGCGAGCGCCGCTTCGGCATTCTCTCCAACTGCAGCCACTGCTACTGTCTAAAGTGCATCCGTAGGTGGCGAAGCGCCCGGCAGTTCGAGAGCAGAATCATCAA ATCTTGCCCGGAATGTCGAATCACATCCAACTTTGTCATCCCAAGCGAATTCTGGGTAGAGGATAaggaggaaaagaagaaacTCATCCAAACGTACAAGGAAGGCATGGG ACTTCACGACACACGCGCCTCTGGGACATCCTGGACGAGCGAGAAAGTAGCGACTTGTTCGACAACGACGACGAAGAGATGGTCACGTTCGAGCTGA
- the il17ra1a gene encoding LOW QUALITY PROTEIN: interleukin 17 receptor A1a (The sequence of the model RefSeq protein was modified relative to this genomic sequence to represent the inferred CDS: inserted 3 bases in 3 codons; deleted 4 bases in 4 codons; substituted 1 base at 1 genomic stop codon), with protein MAKFRYILRRRQCSYGNIIWKMRLYGGVLALLCVSLSSALRTLKSAQLNCSQQGLKCAVSFSNCLIDSGSLKVRNYTPSGPQGLRVSITIIQDEAGHLQPVLLANWTIKDDGSISYLKATELHVMVMETNQHLCVRYSFEGKLPMRNLHDDMWSFSANMLVLXPGHEYRVSVFNIPKPELGHSDYDISKNIVVPDCQDSGMIMTQFCIERGSLWQSNISLALTAKQRQALTVSFSPDPLCQDYMIIVNCASVQHIDHVNHTRLNVTFGLSKWPRSCCQFDISIKPMFQKCGGDCTRHKKTLHICSAKPTDPPDAPQYTPVIVSVVLLCAGFLHIFMFILCRKPGXQTRDGSVAVGDENQKTSGSNSTTPQSLVIYSQDHRLYREIVLKLCAFLRIKCGXEVLIDMLDTTSXGMVGRVCWLEWQRRQLTSPTDKVLVLCSRGVQAKWRAMCGHRRVILKEDLLSPTEDMLTPFLNLFLPDMQQARKHGKYMVAYFSDVSSERDVPSVFDIAVKYTLMKHFEELYFGLLDIEKYQPGLVKHIEGIGKDEYFNCPSGQALKNAIETFQAYQIENPDWFEKECVYSEEDLLIESGPFVDPQVGSPVLECLPLIKDGLPVYSCEADIRENGSSVQVLTPELNPESQCSSVAELVPLVNPVYSPRQQSVPSQLCPPNSPVRSVFVSDPVSSGMHGSSAEGRHISQIPEEDEEEWLSGTSVLNSRGSNSQGLPLPSMNNPPQNQISQPVEPSGKGSNSGSDQGYISKMPSPLGTPYREDALVALARLQEELFLQTLDSSEFGV; from the exons ATGGCAAAGTTTAGATATATCCTTAGGCGACGACAATGTAGTTACGGTAATATTATTTGGAAAATGAGGCTTTATGGGGGTGTCTTGGCGTTACTGTGCGTGTCGCTGTCGTCCGCGTTGAGGACTTTGAAGTCCGCGCAATTGAACTGCTCTCAGCAG GGCCTGAAGTGCGCAGTCAGTTTca GTAACTGCCTCATCGATAGCGGATCTCTGAAAGTGAGAAACTACACTCCAAGTGGTCCACAGGGGTTGCGGGTGTCTATAACAATAATTCAGGATGAGGCAGGACATCTTCAGCCTGTCCTGCTCGCTAACTGGACCATAAAGGATGACG GCAGCATCAGTTATTTGAAAGCCACTGAGCTTCACGTCATGGTGATGGAAACCAATCAGCACCTCTGTGTGAGATATTCATTTGAAGGCAAACTCCCAATGAGGAATCTACATGACGACATG tgGTCCTTCTCGGCAAATATGCTGGTGT GACCGGGACACGAGTATCGAGTTTCTGTCTTCAACATCCCCAAACCAGAATTGGGCCACAGCGACTATGACATCAGCAAGAATATTGTCGTCCCAG ATTGTCAAGACTCAGGGATGATTATGACCCAGTTTTGCATCGAGAGAG GAAGTCTTTGGCAGTCCAACATCAGCCTGGCTCTGACAGCCAAACAAAGACAGGCACTGACGGTCAGCTTCAGTCCTGACCCGCTGTGCCAAGACTACATGATCATTGTGAACTGTGCCTCCGTCCAACATATTGACCAT GTCAACCACACACGTCTGAACGTGACCTTCGGCCTCAGTAAGTGGCCAAGATCCTGCTGCCAATTTGACATCTCG ATAAAACCAATGTTCCAAAAATGCGGTGGAGACTGCACCCGTCATAAGAAAACACTGCACATTTGTTCAG CCAAGCCCACTGATCCTCCAGACGCTCCTCAGTACACACCTGTCATTGTGAGCGTGGTTCTCCTATGTGCG ggatttttgcacatttttatgtTCATCCTGTGCAGGAAGCCAGGTTA GCAAACCCGCGATGGCTCGGTTGCGGTCGGGGACGAGAACCAAAAAACCAGCGGCAGCAATTCAACAACCCCCCAAAGTTTGGTGATCTACTCCCAAGACCACCGCCTCTACAGGGAA ATAGTGTTGAAGCTCTGTGCCTTTCTGCGGATAAAATGTG GCGAGGTGTTGATAGACATGCTCGACACTACGT GGGGGATGGTCGGACGTGTCTGCTGGCTGGAGTGGCAACGGCGACAGCTGACGAGTCCCACCGACAAGGTCTTGGTGCTCTGCTCGCGAGGGGTTCAGGCCAAGTGGCGAGCCATGTGCGGTCACCGCCGCGTAATACTGAAGGAAGACCTCCTGTCGCCGACGGAA GACATGCTCACCCCCTTTCTCAACCTCTTCCTGCCCGACATGCAGCAAGCGCGCAAGCACGGCAAGTACATGGTGGCTTACTTCAGCGACGTTAGCAGC GAGCGGGACGTGCCGTCGGTTTTTGACATTGCCGTGAAGTACACGCTGATGAAGCACTTTGAGGAGCTTTACTTCGGCCTGCTGGACATTGAGAAGTACCAACCAGGTCTGGTCAAACATATCGAGGGCATCGGTAAGGATGAATACTTCAACTGTCCCTCAGGTCAAGCTCTGAAGAACGCCATCGAAACCTTTCAGGCTTACCAGATAGAAAATCCGGACTGGTTCGAGAAGGAGTGCGTGTATAGTGAGGAAGATCTTCTAATTGAGTCGGGTCCTTTTGTTGACCCCCAGGTGGGTTCGCCGGTTCTAGAGTGTCTTCCTCTCATCAAAGACGGACTTCCCGTCTATTCGTGTGAAGCGGACATAAGAGAGAACGGAAGCAGCGTTCAAGTCTTAACCCCTGAGCTGAACCCCGAGAGCCAGTGCTCATCAGTGGCAGAACTTGTGCCACTCGTGAACCCCGTCTACAGTCCCCGGCAACAGTCAGTCCCGTCTCAACTCTGCCCTCCAAACAGTCCTGTCCGATCTGTTTTTGTCAGTGATCCAGTTTCATCTGGAATGCACGGTTCATCTGCTGAGGGGAGGCACATAAGTCAGATTccagaggaggatgaggaagaaTGGCTCAGCGGCACCTCAGTCCTGAACTCCCGGGGATCAAACTCGCAAGGCTTACCTCTTCCAAGCATGAATAACCCGCCTCAGAACCAAATCAGCCAACCTGTGGAGCCCAGTGGGAAGGGTTCCAACAGTGGATCTGATCAAGGCTATATCTCGAAAATGCCTTCCCCGCTAGGAACTCCCTACAGGGAGGATGCACTGGTGGCTCTGGCAAGGCTCCAGGAGGAACTCTTTCTACAAACTCTTGATAGCTCAGAGTTTGGGGTGTAG